The Sabethes cyaneus chromosome 3, idSabCyanKW18_F2, whole genome shotgun sequence DNA window attccctaattTCAATGAGCATgtacatgtgtgccaagtttgatgaacaaTTGTCCAGGCATGTCGGAGTTTTAGACTGCCCCCCTGTTATGACCCCCCTCCTTTTAACAACCCCTGAATTTTGATTCCCTTATGCCATGTTCATGTTCCTTGTGTGCTAAGTATGATGAAGAATTGTCTAGGTGTTTCGTAGGTATGACCTCCCCCATTGTTACGGACCCTCCGCCCTCCCTTTTCTTGTcaacccttcagtgctgattgccaaggaacatgtatgccaagtttggtgaagaaccgtttAGGCaattcggagttatggcctccctccctgcacagtggggaatcgctggccatcagtcaaaaaataaaagttcATTTTGACCCGCCATTATATTTTTCTTATATTTCTATACTACTTGAACTGTTAAAATCCAAAGTTTTAGGTCAATacgacaaaatttgaattttctatggcTTTTGAAAGTATGTTATCTCAGTATGTTTTACCGTTTTTTTAAACTAAcgcaatatttcaaaatttggtgAAAGTCTAACGTTAGCTCGGATTTtaacggtgtctaaggaaaagttcttcgaaAAATAGTACTGAATAAATCCcatttagggtatgttgctgcttcgtcgtaattgcctattcccgtcctatccaacacaaattattaaaaataaggcttgttcgcgacaaaatttggacacccctgaaCACACatagcttcggaaatacattaacaatgagtatTACAAGCGGGAGTCGTGACTACTATAATTCCAAGCATTTGTGATCTCTGAGCCTCCGTACAAGTCCTTGGGATATGAAAAGATAACTACTCGAAGATAACTGGGTGGTTGCATGAGATGTGAATATTGCGCGAATAGAATCTGCGAGCACTCATAGGTTTTGAACAGCTGGTGTCTTTGGCGGTGTTCAGGAGAATTGTGTATAAAGACGAAGGATTAGCCTAGCCCATCTCGGCAAGAAACCCGCTGTATTCAGGAGATGAGGTTCTAGCAACAGCAGGAAAAGATATTCCacacaactttgttgaagacagGAAAACTCTACAAAAAATTACTTCTCAGAAACTGCAGGACTGCAGGACCCTCTCTTCTCCATAGCCTGGAGAGAAAGCTATCATTAATTCTTATCTATACATACTACctataggtataggtataggcTATAGTATACTATTCTTGCTCATTTGTGTCACGGTAACTAATTGCTTGACTAATTGGTTCTTCAGGCTCGTGTTACACAGAAACAGTGTAGCCCCgcccggtgtcaccaatacactctcacatatgatcTGACAGTACCCCATTTTAGTTATACAGTaccaccccgctaatccgacaaatttatagccggattagcgaattttgactcgataatccgacagtcaaactgacgtcagcgtgagtttgaaatgtggttttggttacatccatacgtaaacaactccggaaatttttgaaaatatttgtcgtaagtacgcaataactatgttttatactcggtaatgctcagtttcgtcaacaaaatactttgaaattcttagttagtgtcgaaataagtgcaagcacatcagtctattgagaatagcaatgGAAATATTATAGCCATAGCAAAtgtgaacgtagttagaagcagcaccatgtaccatttccatttagttagaaagagtgccattctgacgccaaacgaaggtagtgttagattgaaagaagtcaagttcaatgctttttaattcggaattttccggattagcgagatccggactattgagtcgtcggattattgggtgtcgtaTTAACGGGGGGATACTGTAGAAAAATGGCGATGTGCCGGGGGGTCGCATTTTATGTAACATTATGTTGAGTAAAATGATTTTTAATTATACAGAATATGGAAAGTATAGAGGAAAAAAATCTTTTATATTTTGTCCATCCTCAAAAAACGGTATGACTAACAAAAAGTAGCCACATAGCAACATGTTTGAAATAGAATTCAAACCTATCACCGTACTATGATTCGAAATTGTTATTTATCCAATTCTTCAAATTGATGACAAAAGGCCATGCTTTGCGTTATCTGTTAGCTTAAAACCTTCTTTTCAGATTGGCTGGTGCAAACAGCTAACGGTGTTGATTTAATACAGCTCTGCCAACGTACCGGTTCGAGTCGCTTTATTTTTTATGAGACATAAATATTTATTCTAGAGAAAATTGgtgtaaaaaatattattattgttaattCTTTACTAGGGAATTACTGATGTACATTCTCCCTTTGACTAAAATAATTAAACATTATTAATTACAATAACTCTAACAATCgatttgacttttttttttcattcatcaaaataaaattttgcgaagttgaataaaattgaaaaaaaaactcaactttTCAAACTTAATAGTTGCCGTTTGATTGAAAATTTCAATCCATCGATGGAATATTTTGAACCAACTGCCTCCGTCGGTTTCGTATGCAAAAAAAGACCACACGTGCTGCGCGGTCACTGACGACACTAACGTTTCAGTAAATAGATAGAGCGCACGCGTTTCGTTATTTCTTGTGCCAATAAATCCTGTCCGATCGTGTTGACGGTCTCGGAAGTATCATCATTAGCGGAATTTTCACCCAGTTTGGTGGGGGAGAACGGAGATTTTTGCTAGAGAATTTTTTTACCGAGCTCGATACGGGTTCCTCATTATAAACTTCCTTTCGAAAATTTGACATTTTTCtattaaatgtaaattttcagCTAATAGTAGCTTTCCCCCTAGGCTCAATGCATTGTTACGTCaatgataaaattttaagtaGGACCAAGTCCAACTGGATTGGAAACACTTAAATGTTGCTGCCAGTTTGCAAAAGAAGATGCTTATAATTAGCGCCACGTTTTCAAATATAATTTATCGTAAACACGTAAACTCAATTAGCGAGATTCATCCATCCTCCTGCAACCCGAATATCGAGCCGGAGATTTCCGTAAAATAATACCGGTTCAAGCTAGTTGGATTCATGGAACAGAAATGCAGAATCACTGTTTTTACGGCAATGATACTAGAAACTACAAATTGTATGATAATGATTAAAATTGATTAAATATGTCAAGGCGTACCTATTGTATACCGCCTACAGTAAAAGAACTTTGTAACCAAAAGATAATTATAACTTCGATTTGAGCTACTGCAAATTGTAAATAACAGTTGAATACAAAAGAATAGAAATAGGTGCATACATTTTCCAAGAAATCTCTTTGAATCTTATTAGcacaatataaattattttttaaaaaccaTACCATACATATTTCACATTGATTAAACCAATTTGGACAACTTTCGGATGAAACAGTCAATTCGCTGACACCGCGATGAAGAGTATATATGTTGCGCATAATTGGAATCAATCGAACCTTAAATTCATCAAGCACACATTTCGAACTTTACTGATAGATTATTTGCTGCCCTGGTTGTCCAGCGACACGAACCACTGTCGCTGTTGATTGGATGGGGGCCATTTCCGGGATATCTTGCGTCAGCATTGGCAACGGTGGGTCACCCTGCAGCCAGTTGATAAGTGTATGTTCCGGAAATTTAGTACACTTGAGCTGATCGGCAATCAAATTTTGCGAAAAATTTAAATGATTATTATAGGCTTCATTTTCCAAAGCCTGTTCCTTGAGCATTCGGTGTAGGTCTTTAAGTATGGCACTTCCCCAAAGTTGCACGTGGATGTCAGGGATTTTCGATGCCAGCTGCATAGCTGGTGTAACCATGTTCATACTTTCTTTAGAGTTACCGATGCTGAGAAAAACGTGACTTAAGAGAACTAGCGAGCAGGAAGTCAGTCGATTCAAATCTTCAGCGTTTGCCATCTTCAAAGTCTCGCGGAGAAAACGTCTGTAATCGAACAGATTTATTATATTGACGGTCAATACACAGAAAATAACGTTACGAAAGAAGAATCATGGATTCACTTACTTTGCCTCGTGGAAGCTGCTCTTATGAAACGCATTCAACCCCTGCACATAGTAGAAACTTCCCATTAGCGCTTGACTGTTAGAGCATTGAGAATTCTCCTGCTGAACTGTTTCCAGAATTTGTCTTAAATCTTGTTCTCGTTTCATACGCAAATAGACAATTGCCAAATTCAAGTTGGCAAAAAGTTTCAAATCTCTTTCGTTAGAATCCGCAATACAACTAAGAAACTGTCGTTCCGCATGGTCAAACAAACTGGCTGACATCGCATACAGTCCAAGCAAACAATGCAATTGAGCCGAATGCTTTTTGAGCAAAAACTTATTATGTGACGAAAGGCAAACGTCTTTAGCTAAAGCAATTTCTTTAATCGCCAACGATTTGTTGCCCATCACAAGCCGGCACATAATGATATGTTCAAGCAGAATAATTTGAAACACTGCAAGAATAGGTTTATTTTCCTGAGCTGAAAACAAACGCAAAGCATTCATAATGATTCATGAACTTTTTTAAAACACGTGACTTACACTTCAACTTTTCAATCTGGGTCAATGCCTTCTCAGTGTACTTCTGCGCCTTGTCCATATAACCGGCCATCATCGAGTGGGAAACTGTCACCAAGTAAACCAGGACATAGAGCTGCTCCTTCGGTAGCCACATAAACATTTCAGTACTATTCTGACCGAAGATTTGTTCATCGGTTGGCCAATTTGGTGCCATTATAGTTTGAATACTCTGCTGCAGCTGTTTCAAACTTGTCTTTACGGTTTTCACCTGCCCTAATTGCAAGTAGTGACAAACCTGCAACACGAAGAAGAATACCTTCAGGTATTCTTTCAGATGAATGTTCTGAATCGAATTATCTATGATTGTCCCTGCTTGGTTCAATATAACCAGAACATCACTGTTTTTCCGTtcgatcatcattatcatcgctCGACTAAGCAGAAACAGTGACTTCAAATAAGTAGCATTGGATTCATCGGTAGATTCTACCCCAACGGCCAGCAACTCCGAAGCTAAAGCATATTCTTTGTCGGTGGCGTGTGTTTGCTAGGATAAAGGGAAATCTAACGATCATGTCAAGAAATTGCATTTGCACAACTTACCGCCAACTGGAATAACAGCTTGCAGTGCCAATAAACGTTATGCTGAGACAGTTCAATCGCTTTACGCAAAACCGGCTTTGCCAACGCACTCTGCTCCTGCTGCTGGTAGAGTTGAGCCAACAAACTCGCTGTATCGAATTTCACGTCGTcaaaattattaatattttcCGAAAGCATCCAGGCCTGCTCCAGGTGATTCCGGGCcagttcaatattttttgtatacGCCATAAGAATCTGCCCCAGCTGTAAATGAGTTCGAGCTTCCACTTTCAGGGGCGGCTTGAAGGTAAATAGGGCCTGCAGACACTGAATACACTTCTTGATATTTGGGGGCGTAGCCGTTCGAAAATATTCCGCTAGTCCAAGCAAAGATATGTAGCAGGCATCTTGGGAAGATGTCATGGTTACGAATTTGTAGAACCAGCTCTCGTTTACACAATTATTTGgaagaaaattacgaaaatatcACTTTGCGTCGCTTGTTTACGAAAGTTTCCCCGATGTTGACGTTGCTTACACGGTCGGTAACTTTTACCCAAAATATAGTAAAATTTTACAGTTGCGGAGTAAGTTATACACTCCATCAGAAAAATACCCAACaaaacgtgaaaaatcacgaaaAAATAAGCAAAGCACGAAGCAATGTCTATTGTTTTTTTAACTTGGGTTAGTTCCAACCCAACTGTAGTGAATAAACCCTGACCTTGACCCGTAATGAGAAAAATATTGCGATATTGACAGTGTCTGTCAGTAACAGAACTCTGCGACACCAACCACTGAATAAAAAACATTTTCGAcggatttttttcactttaacATCTTTAGAATCCTCTCACGGTAAAGCTAAAGGAATCATGTGAAGAGAGAATGTTTCAACCGTTACGTATTCTTTGTCTGCTGCTTCTTATTCAGGAGTTAGTTCTTGAGTCTCTACAAGGTTCTTTTGCAGAGTGTATACTGTCAGTGTCACTTATACTTTCACTTCAAATtatcgattttctgttttgctcgCGGTGCGGATGGAATTTTGCATATAGATTAATTTCagtgatttttaaatttgcgcAAGAATGGATGTATCTATCTGGCCTTAGTGTTTGCAATATACCATCAAGCCAAAATCAAACGCTACATAATGGATAGTGACTTTGTGTCGATTCCGGGTGATCCTACCAATACgcagttttcaactgcaaccaACTCCGCTGATCCCGTTGGACCTCAAACAGCGTCATCTGAAAATAGTATTGGAATAGACCATACGTCGTCCAACAATACTGGCAATAGCGGTCCTAGAATCGTCTATCTAGATAGAGTCTGCAGGACTTGTTTAGTAGAAAAGGATAAGGATCAGCTCAAAGATTTATTCGAATGTGAACTGGCCGTGACTGTAATGGGATGCATCAATATTCCAATTGAAGAATCGGATGGACTACCGAGCCATATCTGCTTAGACTGTTTGCACGAAGTAGAACGAATTTGCAACTTTCGGCAACAGTGTGAACGGTCAGATATTGCAATCCGAAATTTAATAGACAAATCCGTTGTGATTAAACAAGACAGTCAAACAAAATATGAAATTCTTAATGTTGTTTTAACTGACGGCAATGGACACATGGAGACATCAGCCGTGGTAGTTCCCATCGAAGAACTGCGGTTTCAGTTGATGAAAGGGGGACGTTCGATAACAGCTGCTTCGGCGGGACTACCTGAGACCATCAGTATTCCATTAACAATGGAAGAACCGCAACAATCTATCGAGCAAAATATTCAAACGGGTCTGGAAGCTAGTTTTTCTGTTGCAGAAAACCCACTGGAACAGGACTTAGTTTGTTCCGGAAGTAAAACCTTCGAAGTGGATCCAAGTGAGTTATTAAATGAGCCTGTACCGAAGTTTTCGCCAAAATCCTCCCAACAAGAAGAATCGGTGGTTTTAGAAAATCTCAGAAAGGAATTATCCGAGTTCATTGGAAGCGTTCCTAAGGACCAAGATTTAGATGATAACGAAGACGATGAGATGATTCATGTGGATTATTTAAAAGACGCTCTAACAGAGGAATATATTCAGAATATGGAAAAACAGTTGGCTCCATCTGTCCCCCGATCAGATGATCACGAACAAAATCGACTCGAGCAAGAAAACCTAGATATGATAAATGACGAAgatcatgataaaaaccataAGTTGGAGCCGGCTGCAAAAACTAATCTAAACAATAAAGAAACAGCAGGATTACACTGCAAAGTCTGTgatcaaaagtttgaaaataaccTGGAGcacaaaaagcatttaaaaacaCATTCGCAGGTTGGTGCTAAAGTCAACTTTTGCTATTTATGTTTTAATCTATTGTTGtaaatttgtattattttgtttCTCAGAAACAATTCAATTGTACCCAGTGCCCTCGTGCGTTCGCCGATCAATCAAAGTTGGAAAGCCATGCGTCGCGACATTCCGGAGAAAAGACCCACGCCTGCAACAAATGCGAGGCACGATTCCATGAAAAATCCATGCTCCGAGTTCACATGCGTCGGCACTCGACTGAACGACGCTACAACTGCGAAACGTGTGGAAAACGTTTTATGACGAAAAGCTTGCTGAACACCCACAATAAGATTCATCTGGGCGAGAAGTCACATGTCTGTACAGAGTGCGGTAAAGGGTTTACACTATCGTGGCAATTGAAGGCACATACTCGCATACACACCAACGAAAAGCCTTTCGAATGTCCATACTGTCAGAAGCGATTCAACCAAAATGGAAATCTCATGATTCACATACGGTTGCACACGGGCGAGCGGCCTTTCCGGTGTGACCTTTGTGAAAAAGCCTATCCAAGCCAGGGAGAACTGAGCGTAAGTGTATTTGAAGTtttaaaatcattatttttaatttattttattttagggTCATATGCGACAGCACACAGGcgagaaaaaggtaaaaaatatggTATGTACTGTCTGCGGGAAGGCCTTTGCCGGTAAAGGTGACCTGAAAATCCATATGCGTACTCATACGAAAGAAAAACCGTACTCATGTCAGCAGTGTGGCAAAAGTTTCATGCTGCATGTGCATTTGACGGTTCACATGCGGTCACATACGGGGGAAAAGCCCTTCGCATGCACCATGTGCGAGAAAGGTAATTTTACGCGCAAATGTTGTTTTTCTTATATTTTACTTGCCAGGAATACGCAGATATCCGTCGAAACAACAATATGGAGGGTATTACAATCGAAGAGCTTCTATCTAACAatgacgaaaaagaaaaaacagtgCTTAATTTTTTGAAAGACACAAAACTTTACAACCAAATGTAATATAATTCTTTTAGTTTTAAGTTAGACACGAATGCCACAACAGTGGTAAAGTGtcttaaataaaatataataataaattatattTTACTCTCATCCAATTCATTGTAGCCTTTGCAACTAACTTCCAACTGAAAAATCATACTTATGTTCACACCGGAGAGAAAAACTACGTCTGTGATGTATGCAACCGACGGTTTACTAGTTCGGCCAATAGGAACACACACCGGAAGACGCATGACCGAAaaatttccagacaaaaatACATGTTCGTTGGTTGAAGCAGATAATTGGAAgcgtatttgttttattttaaatcaGCTTGTTTACTTTTAATCTATGTCAAAAGAGGGTGATATGATTGTACAAtctaatttgattttatttagcTTCAGAGATGTTACTTTTATTGTTAtgttattttattacattgtaCCTACTTTACTCGTCAAATTTATCCATTTAATGCATGTATTCGaatcttttacaaaaaaaaaacacgtctAATAATCGTGCTGCTGCTAATCATTAAATAATCTATTCCTGGCATGTAGTTTCATGAAACTAACTCAAGTGAATCGTACTATCTGAACAAATTACGTTCGGAAAAATTAACGTGCTGCGAATATATATGATTTAGATTTAACTAGATAGGTAAAGGCTATCAAACAGTGCTTATGAAACTATATTCAATATCTACTAGATATATAACGATTACCTacaaagtattttttaacatataaCACTTATCAGTAGCTTAAATGCTTAGAAATGCTTAGAAACGAGTGTGAAAAATCTTATGATTCTAATTTATATCTAGGTCGAGTCACAAATCTTCCGATCATTACGAGGAATGCTCGAACCACAAATTTACTAATATATGTACCTAGGTCGTAGCAATATCTTGCAAAAACTTTACAAATGTATTTGTTGATACGTGTTAGCTGTAATTCGTAACAAGACATCTTTGTCGGattaaataaaaattgtgaTTGGAAACAgtacatattttttttgtttatgccACAGTAATTTTCCGAGCAGATCCGCAAAATTGTTGAGATTTGCCAGAACATTGAAGATTCGTCTTTTTGACAGCGTTGGTTGACCGGTGATGGAAATCGAGCCCTGTATGTTGATCGTATTTCGCTTTAACCATTTCTAAAACCCCAGCGAAATGAGTCCCACAGTCCTCTCGGTCTCCGGGGTACGATTGGAGGACCGGTAAATATTTGGTCGGTTGTAGGCCGACCTTCTATGAAGCCGGTATGATAGTTGTTTACTTACTACGGAAAAAATCAGAGATTTGCACTGCCTaaggttacccgccatggctttcatCCAACCTTTCATGACGATGAGTAACTCTGTTACTCTTAAAGAACTGTTCAGGTTGGTTAAGGTGTTCAGCGCTGCATCCACCTTTCGAACACCGCTCAGTCATCTGTCAAAATACCAATATCTTATCTCTACACATTTCGACTCTCAGCACAAGGCCTTTGGAAAACGAAACTTTGAACTTCTGAAAGAATTTGCGATACAGCTGCCTTCTTCTCCTGGAACAGTCCGATTTTCGGCAACACTGCGTTCTTTTCATCCAACAGATGTTAATACTCCAGATCAAGTCTTTCCCAACCAAAATACGTTTTTGTTGCCTGGATCTTTACCAAGAGTTCTGATCCGAATTACTTCTGATGTCTTTTGTTGCTTTAGTTTTTACTATAGTAAACCAATAAAGCAATGACACTCGACTCGACCTATCAGAGCCCATAATCTGATTGGACATAGAAACGTTTTCTGACGACAAACGACAGTGTAGGTTTCGGATTAATGCAAACACGAAATATGCCAAAAGAACtggtttttatttcattttatttattttttttttgttggaaaaggtACCTCCTGTTAAGCCTACGTTCGCCATCTTTCCGGTTTTACCAACCAAGTGTGATGCCGGTTTTGTACAGAATCTTGTCTATGCTGCCAAGGAAGAGAAAATTTCATGGTGATTTCCATGATACGCAAATACCACGGTTACTTTTCTTATCCAGAGGTTCCATGTTACTCGCAACCGTTTAGCGATCATAGACAGACGTCTGAATGCAACGATAGACAATGTAGTCTTGAGCATGGTACGGTCCTTTCCCACTCATATATAATTTAGTCTAcctttctaatttcaagtgtttCTGGGTACTGCATAAAGAAATAACGTTTACCAAACTATTTGTAAGTAgtcatataaaaaataaaaacgatttCGTTTTGATCAATTCTGCGCGCTAACCAGGTATAGTACTCATGCCATTACGCGCGTTACTCGCGAGACTTGCTGTatccaaaataaaaacaaaatgaatTGCATGAAAACGAGGAAGAGAAAATGAACAAATAAGTTTTTcaatataaaatgaaaataaattttcggAGAACAATGCTCTAAACCGCTCACATTGCAGGAATATCTCTCCCATTGCTGCTAGTAGTTCAGCTATAAAACGTTCCTTCATCGATTGGGCTATTTAACGGCTCACTGCTGCTATCATGCCTATTCGGACAACAATTTTGCCAGTGACGCTGTCACAGAAGGACCCATGCGAAGCCGACGATTGGTTGTTTGGGAGATTTGCGTCCAATTGCAGTAGAGATGTTCAGTTAATGGTTAGTTAGCTATAGTTGTGTTGATCGCACAATTTCTTGCTGTTGCGGCTGCTGCTATGATTTCCAGGGAAAAAATCCTAGTGGCAGCTTGTTTGTTGGTCGCGTTAGAGTCGCTCTTATTCCAAATTCCATCCCGCCTTATTTCCCGTTTTCCGACAAGACGACTTTGACGACGATGACGGCGCGGGGTCAAGCACCAGTAGATTCGCACTAGGGACGGTTTCCTACCTCCCAAAATCCTAATGCACCGCGTTCCATTTGCATGAGGGTTTCAGCTTTTCCTTTTTCGTCCACTTTAACTCTCGTTCAAACTGCGAATTGGTAATTTGGCGAAGATGCGATATTACTGTTGACTGCtgtttctgctgctgctgctttgaTCTGCTTCAAAGATATACCCCCGGGCTACACGCCATCCTGTTCATCCTGTATTCCTTTTTATCAATATGGCTGTGAGAACTGATTCGGAGGCAGCTCAAA harbors:
- the LOC128742939 gene encoding MAU2 chromatid cohesion factor homolog, with product MTSSQDACYISLLGLAEYFRTATPPNIKKCIQCLQALFTFKPPLKVEARTHLQLGQILMAYTKNIELARNHLEQAWMLSENINNFDDVKFDTASLLAQLYQQQEQSALAKPVLRKAIELSQHNVYWHCKLLFQLAQTHATDKEYALASELLAVGVESTDESNATYLKSLFLLSRAMIMMIERKNSDVLVILNQAGTIIDNSIQNIHLKEYLKVFFFVLQVCHYLQLGQVKTVKTSLKQLQQSIQTIMAPNWPTDEQIFGQNSTEMFMWLPKEQLYVLVYLVTVSHSMMAGYMDKAQKYTEKALTQIEKLKSQENKPILAVFQIILLEHIIMCRLVMGNKSLAIKEIALAKDVCLSSHNKFLLKKHSAQLHCLLGLYAMSASLFDHAERQFLSCIADSNERDLKLFANLNLAIVYLRMKREQDLRQILETVQQENSQCSNSQALMGSFYYVQGLNAFHKSSFHEAKRFLRETLKMANAEDLNRLTSCSLVLLSHVFLSIGNSKESMNMVTPAMQLASKIPDIHVQLWGSAILKDLHRMLKEQALENEAYNNHLNFSQNLIADQLKCTKFPEHTLINWLQGDPPLPMLTQDIPEMAPIQSTATVVRVAGQPGQQIIYQ
- the LOC128742196 gene encoding zinc finger protein with KRAB and SCAN domains 8-like, which codes for MDSDFVSIPGDPTNTQFSTATNSADPVGPQTASSENSIGIDHTSSNNTGNSGPRIVYLDRVCRTCLVEKDKDQLKDLFECELAVTVMGCINIPIEESDGLPSHICLDCLHEVERICNFRQQCERSDIAIRNLIDKSVVIKQDSQTKYEILNVVLTDGNGHMETSAVVVPIEELRFQLMKGGRSITAASAGLPETISIPLTMEEPQQSIEQNIQTGLEASFSVAENPLEQDLVCSGSKTFEVDPSELLNEPVPKFSPKSSQQEESVVLENLRKELSEFIGSVPKDQDLDDNEDDEMIHVDYLKDALTEEYIQNMEKQLAPSVPRSDDHEQNRLEQENLDMINDEDHDKNHKLEPAAKTNLNNKETAGLHCKVCDQKFENNLEHKKHLKTHSQKQFNCTQCPRAFADQSKLESHASRHSGEKTHACNKCEARFHEKSMLRVHMRRHSTERRYNCETCGKRFMTKSLLNTHNKIHLGEKSHVCTECGKGFTLSWQLKAHTRIHTNEKPFECPYCQKRFNQNGNLMIHIRLHTGERPFRCDLCEKAYPSQGELSGHMRQHTGEKKVKNMVCTVCGKAFAGKGDLKIHMRTHTKEKPYSCQQCGKSFMLHVHLTVHMRSHTGEKPFACTMCEKAFATNFQLKNHTYVHTGEKNYVCDVCNRRFTSSANRNTHRKTHDRKISRQKYMFVG